One Nitrososphaerota archaeon DNA window includes the following coding sequences:
- a CDS encoding DNA primase yields MHDKDVKFLEEAFKKYYFDHFDLIHTPKNPEMREFGYQKFNSGMIRHISLKSDKELHLLLMKNIPADVYCSNARYSFPNLPMAEKDWQNADLIFDIDAKDLHLPCRQNHTIKKCTSCGKIGNSESCPQCNATKFETVSVLCNDCIAGAKKELDKLITILISDLGIPRENITVYFSGNEGFHVHVTSVYENLDSKQRAELIDYLTFRGVTPETFGARTNFAKSVFPDLDDKGWLGRVSKAVFGAKSNKAKISKQIISEGYFPFKKKIESLQKELGAQIDPNVTIDVHRIFRLGGTINSKSGLTKMLCTDIAKFNPSSDACFIDESEVSVITDCPVSFRLKNKKFGPYNKEHLSVPKYAAVYMICKGCASIS; encoded by the coding sequence ATGCATGATAAAGACGTAAAATTCCTAGAGGAAGCATTCAAAAAATACTATTTTGATCACTTTGATCTGATTCATACGCCAAAAAATCCAGAGATGCGTGAGTTTGGCTATCAAAAGTTCAATTCCGGTATGATTAGACATATCTCGCTAAAATCAGACAAGGAACTGCACCTGTTGTTGATGAAAAACATTCCAGCTGATGTATATTGTTCTAATGCACGTTATTCATTCCCAAATTTACCAATGGCAGAAAAAGACTGGCAAAATGCAGATCTCATATTTGACATTGATGCCAAAGACCTACATCTGCCTTGCAGGCAAAATCATACGATCAAAAAATGCACCTCTTGCGGCAAAATTGGCAATTCCGAGTCATGTCCACAATGTAATGCAACCAAGTTTGAAACAGTATCGGTGTTGTGCAATGACTGCATTGCCGGGGCAAAAAAAGAACTCGACAAGCTGATCACGATTCTAATCAGTGACCTTGGCATACCAAGGGAAAATATTACAGTTTATTTCTCAGGAAACGAGGGGTTTCACGTCCATGTCACATCAGTATACGAGAACCTAGATTCTAAGCAGAGAGCAGAACTCATAGATTATCTGACATTTCGCGGAGTAACACCGGAAACATTTGGAGCTCGGACAAATTTTGCAAAGTCAGTATTTCCAGACCTAGATGACAAGGGCTGGCTGGGCCGAGTATCAAAGGCAGTATTTGGTGCAAAATCAAACAAGGCCAAAATATCAAAACAGATAATATCTGAAGGATATTTCCCCTTTAAAAAAAAGATAGAGTCGCTCCAAAAAGAGTTGGGCGCGCAAATAGACCCAAATGTTACAATAGATGTTCATCGAATATTCCGACTAGGCGGCACAATCAACTCCAAGTCAGGCCTTACCAAGATGCTTTGTACGGATATTGCCAAGTTCAACCCAAGTTCAGATGCCTGCTTTATTGATGAAAGTGAGGTTTCCGTAATTACCGACTGCCCAGTATCGTTTAGGCTTAAAAACAAAAAGTTTGGTCCATACAATAAAGAACACCTAAGTGTGCCTAAATATGCCGCAGTCTACATGATTTGCAAGGGCTGTGCAAGCATCTCATAG
- a CDS encoding DNA primase, with the protein MKLGTEEIAKYPFLAEAGNYLREKGFTLEQFGNDADLKPIIDLALSRIQTAADGKIFNSDFSIKNLDIEVFSFLVAVILLKQTNMNTLIKRFSLAEARRAEKFLEKDLINSHTNEELAIKIIKDLFSMNVTKSADYFVIPASDYLMHSVHFHEQEWKLVNRLVDDGKVFLSAHETVRLIRKELDNFIAKKIQSANIPSIPESFRKPIETLLILGKKFTVQIVETTERPPCIKHALEVLQKGENLPHSGRFMLATYLLNKGQTIEEIAPLFKNAPDYNEKITLYQLKHLAGNFGSGTKYACPSCEKLKSENLCFATPECANIINPLQFGRKKIPNA; encoded by the coding sequence ATGAAGCTTGGAACGGAAGAGATTGCAAAATATCCATTTCTCGCAGAGGCAGGAAACTATCTGCGCGAAAAAGGATTCACGCTAGAGCAGTTTGGCAATGATGCGGATCTCAAGCCAATAATTGATCTAGCATTATCTCGAATCCAAACAGCAGCAGACGGCAAAATCTTCAATTCTGATTTTTCCATCAAAAACTTGGACATCGAGGTCTTTTCCTTTCTTGTAGCGGTAATACTGCTCAAGCAGACTAACATGAATACGCTAATCAAAAGATTCTCTCTGGCAGAGGCCAGACGTGCAGAAAAATTCCTAGAAAAAGACCTAATCAACTCTCACACAAACGAGGAGCTTGCAATCAAAATCATCAAGGATCTGTTCTCAATGAATGTCACAAAGTCAGCAGATTATTTTGTCATACCTGCGTCTGATTATCTGATGCATTCGGTGCATTTTCACGAACAAGAATGGAAGCTAGTCAACAGACTAGTAGATGACGGAAAAGTTTTCCTTTCCGCACATGAAACTGTCCGCCTGATACGAAAAGAGCTTGATAATTTCATTGCAAAAAAAATCCAATCTGCAAACATTCCTAGTATACCAGAGTCATTTAGAAAGCCAATTGAGACTCTATTGATACTGGGAAAAAAATTCACAGTCCAAATAGTGGAAACAACAGAACGACCACCATGTATCAAACACGCCCTGGAAGTACTACAGAAGGGCGAAAATCTCCCTCATTCCGGCAGGTTCATGCTGGCAACTTATCTTCTCAACAAAGGCCAAACGATAGAAGAGATTGCACCTCTTTTCAAAAACGCGCCAGACTATAACGAGAAAATCACACTATACCAACTAAAGCACCTCGCAGGAAACTTTGGAAGTGGCACCAAATACGCATGTCCTTCATGCGAAAAGCTGAAAAGCGAAAATCTCTGCTTTGCCACCCCAGAATGCGCAAACATAATCAATCCATTACAATTTGGGAGGAAAAAAATCCCAAATGCATGA
- a CDS encoding deoxyribonuclease IV, translating to MRVGLHVSISGSLSAAIDNAVERECSAFQIFTRSPRMWTAKDISKNDAQEFKDKLSVSKIDRLATVAHMPYLPNLASPNSATHEKSVSVLVKEVQRCGEIGIPYLVAHLGSHMGEGEEKGISQLIKAFEKAAEVKNDVVILLENTAGQKNSVGSDFSQWSDIFSRLKPKNRFGVCLDTCHAFAYGYDLRSEKDVSETFKEFDDRVGFENLKILHLNDSRGELGSNLDRHEHIGLGKIGERGMASVVKLANKKDIPIILETPIDGTRDDFGNIKKVKEIA from the coding sequence ATGCGAGTGGGACTGCATGTATCCATTTCTGGCTCACTTTCTGCAGCAATTGATAATGCAGTGGAACGAGAGTGTTCCGCGTTTCAGATATTTACCCGCAGCCCAAGAATGTGGACTGCAAAAGATATTTCAAAAAATGATGCCCAGGAATTCAAGGATAAACTATCTGTAAGCAAAATAGATAGACTTGCAACCGTTGCTCATATGCCATACCTGCCAAACTTGGCCTCACCAAATTCTGCCACACATGAAAAGTCTGTTTCTGTCTTGGTAAAGGAAGTCCAGAGGTGTGGAGAAATTGGCATTCCTTATCTGGTTGCGCATTTGGGAAGCCATATGGGAGAGGGAGAAGAAAAAGGAATATCTCAGCTAATAAAGGCGTTTGAAAAGGCAGCAGAGGTAAAAAACGATGTTGTTATATTATTAGAGAATACTGCAGGGCAAAAAAATTCTGTTGGATCTGATTTTTCCCAGTGGTCGGATATATTTTCTAGATTAAAGCCAAAGAATAGGTTTGGTGTTTGCCTTGATACTTGTCATGCGTTTGCATATGGATACGATCTAAGATCAGAAAAGGACGTGTCTGAGACATTCAAGGAATTTGATGATAGAGTCGGATTTGAAAACTTGAAGATTTTACACTTAAATGACTCCAGGGGTGAGCTTGGATCAAACCTAGACAGACATGAACACATTGGTCTAGGTAAAATTGGTGAGCGTGGAATGGCATCTGTAGTCAAGCTCGCGAACAAAAAAGACATTCCCATAATTTTAGAGACGCCAATCGATGGCACGCGTGATGATTTTGGCAATATTAAAAAGGTAAAAGAGATTGCATAG
- the glyS gene encoding glycine--tRNA ligase — protein sequence MNYDSVMQLALERGFYFPSCEIYADAQAGFWEYGPSGVSMKTKFIELWRRELLRRDGMLEIDGSQIMSKSVFEASGHLASFADPVVRCISCKLNYRVDKLIFEQTKIEIPESADLHEFDKVVTEKNIRCPKCKGEFERARKFNMMFKVEIGPEAETAYLRPETCQSIFVDFPRLFKTMRGKLPLGVAQIGKSFRNEISPRQSLLRLREFYQAEIEVFCNPAKLNDLDRFTQVQNTTIRLWIDNSLKAMTCQEAVDSGLLPNKFVAYYLGLLTEFYEKTGIDMTKSRFRRLGEKEKAFYATVAFDFEVQTTIGWLELVACNYRSDYDLTSHATKSKEKFEVLDDEQKVLPHVFEISMGIDRSLYTILEHGLREEKENDRIVLSIKPYLAPVHVGVLSLVKKDGLKEKTDEIFLVIKRKYDAFLDHSGAIGRRYRRLDEVGAPFAITVDHQTLQDDTVTLRSRDSMNQNRIKLSDLESILSSAVSFP from the coding sequence ATGAACTATGATAGTGTAATGCAGCTTGCACTGGAGCGTGGATTTTACTTTCCTAGCTGTGAGATTTATGCAGATGCACAGGCTGGATTTTGGGAGTATGGCCCGTCTGGCGTATCAATGAAGACTAAATTCATTGAATTGTGGAGACGGGAATTATTACGACGTGATGGAATGTTAGAGATAGATGGCTCACAGATAATGTCAAAGTCTGTCTTTGAGGCATCAGGACACCTGGCAAGTTTTGCAGATCCCGTTGTACGCTGCATTAGCTGCAAACTAAACTATAGGGTGGACAAACTTATCTTTGAGCAGACAAAAATAGAGATCCCAGAAAGTGCTGACCTGCATGAATTTGACAAGGTTGTCACAGAGAAAAATATCCGGTGTCCAAAGTGCAAGGGCGAGTTTGAGCGTGCCCGTAAGTTCAACATGATGTTCAAGGTAGAAATAGGCCCGGAGGCAGAAACAGCATACCTTAGGCCAGAGACGTGCCAGTCCATTTTTGTTGATTTTCCAAGACTGTTCAAGACAATGCGTGGCAAATTGCCACTTGGAGTTGCCCAAATTGGGAAAAGCTTTCGAAACGAAATATCACCTAGACAGTCATTATTGAGATTGCGCGAGTTTTACCAGGCAGAAATTGAGGTATTTTGCAATCCTGCCAAGCTAAACGACTTGGATCGATTCACCCAAGTTCAAAATACGACGATTCGGCTGTGGATTGATAATTCTCTAAAAGCCATGACGTGTCAGGAGGCAGTAGATTCTGGATTATTGCCAAACAAGTTTGTCGCGTATTACCTCGGATTGCTGACTGAGTTTTATGAGAAAACAGGAATAGACATGACAAAATCTCGATTCCGCAGACTGGGAGAAAAGGAAAAGGCATTCTATGCCACTGTTGCGTTTGACTTTGAGGTGCAAACAACAATTGGCTGGCTTGAGCTTGTAGCATGCAACTATAGATCTGACTATGATCTGACTAGCCATGCTACAAAATCCAAGGAAAAATTCGAAGTATTAGATGATGAGCAAAAGGTCCTGCCGCACGTATTTGAGATATCAATGGGAATTGACCGCTCTTTGTACACCATATTAGAGCATGGTTTGCGTGAAGAAAAGGAAAACGACAGAATTGTGCTTTCTATTAAGCCGTATTTGGCACCAGTACATGTTGGGGTCTTGTCTTTGGTCAAAAAGGATGGTTTGAAGGAGAAAACTGATGAGATTTTTCTTGTGATAAAACGAAAGTATGACGCATTTTTGGATCATTCTGGAGCCATTGGCCGCAGATATAGAAGGCTAGATGAGGTAGGCGCTCCATTTGCCATAACGGTAGACCACCAAACACTCCAGGATGATACAGTGACTCTGAGAAGTCGAGATTCTATGAACCAAAATAGGATCAAATTATCAGATTTAGAGTCAATTCTATCCTCTGCAGTGTCATTTCCATAA